The Deinococcus seoulensis genome window below encodes:
- a CDS encoding replication-associated recombination protein A, producing the protein MTLFDPPAPLAERLRPRTVAEVVGQTHLLGPGKPLTRVLGSGRLGSLILWGPPGVGKTTLARLLAGEVGAHFIPLSAVTAGVKDVRDATAEAERLRGRGQKTILFLDEIHRFNKAQQDALLPHVESGLLTLIGATTENPSFEVNPALRSRARTLVLEALKPEEVRGLLERALIDPRGLTGVTAEPEALDLLARLAEGDARRALSTLEVASTLSNPVTPDAITEAFGRHLPQMDKNGEDFYNLISALHKSVRGSHVDGALYWLARMVEGGADPLYVARRVVRMAAEDIGLADPQALRLCIAARDTVEFLGSPEGDLALAQAVVYLALAPKSNSVYVAWKNALNAVRDGESLPIPLHLRNAPTALMRQQGYGKGYAYYFDDPEGSFAQNYLPDGVQLGLYAPTGEGWEARVAERWRKLRDAHGEGEGTPD; encoded by the coding sequence GTGACGCTGTTCGACCCGCCCGCTCCCCTCGCCGAACGCCTGCGGCCCCGCACGGTCGCGGAGGTCGTGGGCCAGACGCACCTGCTCGGCCCCGGCAAACCCCTGACGCGCGTGCTGGGGTCCGGGCGGCTGGGCAGCCTGATCCTGTGGGGACCGCCCGGCGTGGGCAAGACCACCCTGGCCCGGTTGCTGGCCGGAGAGGTCGGCGCGCATTTCATTCCGCTCTCGGCGGTCACGGCGGGCGTGAAGGACGTGCGGGACGCCACCGCCGAGGCCGAACGCCTGCGCGGCCGGGGCCAGAAGACCATCCTGTTCCTGGACGAGATCCACCGTTTCAACAAGGCGCAGCAGGACGCGCTGCTCCCGCACGTCGAATCGGGCCTGCTGACCCTGATCGGCGCGACCACCGAGAACCCCAGCTTCGAGGTGAACCCCGCCCTGCGCTCCCGCGCCCGCACGCTGGTCCTGGAAGCCCTGAAACCCGAGGAGGTGCGCGGCCTGCTGGAACGCGCCCTGATTGACCCGCGCGGATTGACCGGCGTGACCGCCGAGCCGGAAGCGCTGGACCTCCTCGCGCGCCTCGCGGAAGGGGACGCCCGCCGCGCCCTGAGCACCCTGGAAGTCGCCAGCACCCTCAGTAACCCCGTTACCCCCGACGCGATCACCGAGGCCTTCGGACGGCACCTGCCGCAGATGGACAAGAACGGCGAGGACTTCTACAACCTCATCAGCGCGCTGCACAAGAGCGTGCGCGGCAGCCACGTGGACGGCGCGCTGTACTGGCTGGCCCGCATGGTCGAAGGCGGCGCCGACCCCCTGTACGTCGCGCGGCGCGTGGTCCGCATGGCCGCCGAGGACATCGGCCTCGCCGACCCGCAGGCGCTGCGCCTCTGCATCGCGGCGCGCGACACCGTGGAATTCCTCGGCAGCCCCGAAGGCGACCTGGCGCTGGCGCAGGCGGTCGTGTACCTCGCCCTCGCCCCCAAGAGCAACAGCGTGTACGTGGCGTGGAAGAACGCCCTGAACGCCGTCCGCGACGGGGAAAGCCTCCCGATTCCGCTGCATTTGCGCAACGCCCCCACCGCCCTCATGCGCCAGCAGGGCTACGGGAAGGGCTACGCGTACTACTTCGACGACCCCGAAGGCTCATTCGCCCAGAACTACCTCCCGGACGGCGTGCAACTGGGGCTTTACGCCCCCACCGGCGAGGGCTGGGAAGCCCGCGTCGCCGAACGCTGGCGCAAACTCCGGGACGCGCACGGAGAAGGGGAGGGTACGCCGGACTGA
- a CDS encoding NUDIX domain-containing protein: MPDYIADLRARIGNAPVNLMGACGLIRDPQGRLLLQRLAGRDVRALPGGLCELGEPPAQTGRREVCEETRLHVHEATLLDLLTTPLRTLPNGHQAHFYTAIYRVDAWSGVPTPDGIEGVELAFFGAHELPRLRGQPGEYARAWLSAQAEVQTRTRMPVQSPMNTSRS; this comes from the coding sequence ATGCCGGATTACATAGCGGACCTGCGCGCCCGGATCGGGAATGCGCCTGTCAATCTGATGGGTGCGTGCGGCCTGATCCGCGACCCACAGGGCCGCCTGCTGCTGCAACGACTGGCCGGGCGGGACGTGCGGGCACTGCCCGGCGGCCTGTGCGAACTGGGCGAACCACCTGCGCAGACCGGGCGGCGCGAGGTCTGCGAGGAGACGCGGCTGCACGTTCACGAGGCCACGCTGCTGGACCTGCTGACCACGCCCCTGCGAACCCTGCCGAACGGGCATCAGGCGCACTTCTACACGGCCATCTACCGCGTGGATGCCTGGAGTGGCGTGCCCACCCCCGACGGGATCGAGGGCGTGGAACTGGCCTTCTTCGGCGCGCACGAACTGCCCCGCCTGCGCGGCCAGCCGGGCGAGTACGCGCGGGCATGGCTGAGTGCGCAGGCCGAAGTTCAGACACGCACCCGGATGCCGGTTCAGTCGCCCATGAATACCAGCCGTTCGTAG